A window of Leishmania mexicana MHOM/GT/2001/U1103 complete genome, chromosome 18 genomic DNA:
CGGGCATTGGCGATAAAGTGGCACCCGGatcggtggtgcagcgcctcgaATGAGGCTATACGCATCGCAGAATCGACCTTCAAGACGATCCAGCACGCCTACGAAGAAATCATGAAGAGGGCCTCCTGAATGACGTATCAGGGTGATCAccgcttccctcccctcacaaGCGCCACgagcgcgtctgcgtgtgccttGGCCCACCACAGAAACATCCCTGGAAAAGTGACGAAGAGGCAACAACGAAACAAATCAGAATTGTCGCTAATCTAATGAGGCCTCCGCGCTAGCTTCGCTACTTCACACGCTCCTGGCGCATCTCCAGTTCCTGGGAATGGAGGCTGAACTAGTGCTACATGGCATCGTCGCActgtcctcctccccacatAGATGCGTGCATCGAATGCATTGCTTACTTCAGCTCAACGGACCCTTTGCACTCTCTCTTCACGTCTCTCGCACGACTGTGGCGGCTGGCTTCATCTCTCCCCATCTTGTCCCCTGATATACTGGGACAACCCTGGGCGCGCATCTACGTCAATGCTGGCATCCTCAGCATCGCCGTTTTCATCACTACAGCACGTTTCCACTGCGCGAACCTTCAGCTTTCCCCCTTACGCAATACAGCACCCCACAGAATTTGACACTAGTGAAATTTCTGTTTTACTTTGCTTTATTTTTCGCCTAAACGACAGGACGCTGGCCTTTCCTCCGTCCCCACTTCGTCGACATATTCGCCGCGCACCTCCATATCACTGCAAGCCGTAGCGCATCCTCCCGCGGGATCCTCCGATCGATCTGTCGCTATTTACCGCACTGCGCAGCTTGAGGGCTTCGGCACTTCCCAGCTGCTTTCTTGCCTTCGCTGCCCAAAGCCGCTGTGCGCCAAAACACACTCGCATACATTGTCATACGCGCCAGCACATACACAttccttcttcgcctttaCGCggccgcacctcctcgtcgaagCAACCACCGCAATTCATTTGCTTCTCGATCTTCGGCCCATATTATTATTATCATCCGCGTAGTACTTCCACTGCATCGGTTTTTCGTCACCTCTTCTTTCTGTACTTTGCCTCGCATTTTCAAATTCTCTAAACTGTGTTTCTATCGGACCCGCTTTCCGTCACACTCCCGTCCACCCTCCCTGattctctttttttttgtgtttccATCTCTTTGCCCGCTCTCCTACTacgccgctctcctcccttgCAGCCACTCACCGCAGTCCCTCTGggcgcccctctctctcccggcAGTCTTGCCATCCCTCCTTTCCTCCTGACGTCACTAGACGCACACTCGCACACTAGCAAGGGATCCGCTTGGCAAATGGTATTCTTGAcggatggcggcgccgcgatTCAGTGGGGCACCGACGCACATAGCAAGGCCATTCCGCACGTCAGAGAGCATGGCATTCAGCAGTTCCTCAACGTTTTCAAGAACAAGAAGGACCTACATGGCATGCCGTTTCTCtggggcgaggaggtggaacACCAGCTGATCCAGATCCACGATAACACGGTTACCCTCAGCACAGAAAGTGAGATGGTAATTAACAAGCTGAGAGCGCGTCCTgacagctgcgccgtgtgGAACTTCGAATATGGCAGCTTCATGGTAGAAAGCACGCCAGACCACCCGTACAATCTGTCAGTGGAGAGCCTCGACTCAGTGCAGGACAACATCGCGCGACGGTACGACATGCTCAACAAGGAGGCGCCACCTGGCGTGGTCGGCACCACCTTTGTGACTTTCCCACTCATGGGCCAGGGTAACTTTGTCCACTGCAGTAGCAAGAGCTCTCCGTACTCTCAGTCGCTTTTTGTTCCCGATGCGTGCATCAACCAAACGCATCCGCGCTTCGCGAACCTGACGGCAAACATTCGCTTGCGCCGCGGCCAAAAGGTTTGCATCCTGGTGCCTCTGTACATGGACACACGTACAATGGAGAACACGGTGGACCCTCGACTGAACATTGACCTGACTCCACGCAACAATGACATTTTTTACTCCATGAGAGAAAACGGCAGGAATACCACCGACGAGCTCTACGCGGAGACGGACGCGTTTGCCGCTCCTCTAGTGCCCAGGAGCTCTATCGATCCACGCGAGGACTACCCGGCCACCGAGACGCTGAGGCAACTCTTCACCCCTGCCACACTCCGCTACTACGCACAGTACTTCACGGAAGAGCACCGCGAGCATATGCAGGAACTCTACAACGCGTGTCCCTGCCCTGTACCCTTGGTGAGCCACCCGTGCATCTACATGGACTGCATGGCCTTTGGCATGGGTAGCAGCGCTCTGCAAGTGACGATGCAGCTGGACAACATTCACGAGGCGCGCCACGTGTATGACCAGCTCGCCATCTTGTGCCCGGCATTTCTGGCTCTCAGCTCAGCCACGCCGTTTCAGAAGGGTCTTCTTTGCGACACCGATGTGCGCTGGCTGACTATCGCCGGCGCTGTGGACGAccgccgcgccgaggaggtgcCGCGTATTCTCAAGTCGCGCTACGACTCCATCTCCGTCTTCATCAGTGACAGAACCGAAAACCTCGAGGAGTTCAACGATTCACACATAGAGGTGAACCGCTCGTACTGTGAACTTCTGAAGGACTCCGGTGTGGACGTGCGGTTGGCGAACCACATTGCACATCTGTTTATTCGCGATCCCCTTGTGATGTACGACAAGATGATCGACATCGATGACACGACGCACACGGAGCACTTTGATAACATCCAGTCCACTAATTGGCAGACAATGCGCTTCAAGCCTCCGCCGATAGGCAGCGACATTGGCTGGCGCGTTGAGTTTCGAGTGATGGATATTCAGCCAACACCATTCGAGAACGCCGCCTTCGCTGTCTTCATTCCGCTTCTCACCAAGGCCATCGTCAACTACAAGCCCTGCTTTTACACCAAAATCTCCATCGTCGAGGAGAATATGAGTCGCGCACATCGCATCAACCCCTGTGGAGAACAATACGTTATGCGTAAGGACATTTTTGCCAACAAGtgcaccgccagcgacgaggagacAGCGAGGATGAGCATTGACGAGATCTTCAACGGCAAGGAGGACGGCTTCTATGGACTCATCCCCCTCGTGTGCCGCTATCTCGACAGCGAGGGAAAGCGAAGTCCCCTCATAAACTCCTACTTGAAGCTCCTGTCAATGCGCGCCTCTGGCAGCATTCCCACACCTGCGCAGTACATGCGCAGGTTTGTCACAACGCACCCCGACTACAAGCACGACTCACGCCTCACCGACAGTATCGCACGTGACCTTGTCCAGCACATGCACAGCCTGGCCTCGAATCAGATCCACGACGATGACTATCTTCCGATGAGCATCTTCAGGGTCGATTCAGTAGAAAGCACCAAGTGAAGTCTTTCGTGTTATTCCCACGGATCGCAGAACGAACGCGCTTAAGGCGTCCGCTGCGTGCAgtcgcgcgcacgtgcgctcGAGTCGACATCGCTCTAAGCTGTTTGCTAAAGaaacacccctcccctcaaaACAAAAATAAAGAGCATTCAAGACAAAATATGGACTGTGTCTCACTTTTGccttcctttttttcatGTGCTTTGCCTGCTGGCTATgtccgcggcagcgcagcaacgTTGGCACACACCACAGAAATTCTCTCACTCGCTTGTTCTGCTGATTGTGCGCTTactgtgtgctgctgcgctatGCTTATTCTGATTTGTCTCTTCTCCGGCGCTGtattctctctcttctccccatTGCCTTCATGATGCTGGCCACCACACGCTGGTGTCATGGTCCAGTGCCCACTCGTCGTGATACTGCCGAggccctgcagcggctgccctctggtgcggctgcggggtCTCTGGCATCGGCGGACAGGGCtcggctggcgctgtgccgagGAGACGTATAGTCGTGCTCACGCCTGGACCAGCCCACTGCGAGTCCTGCCCGCGTGTTCCGCAAGTGCACGCAtccacctgctgcttctcctgct
This region includes:
- a CDS encoding putative gamma-glutamylcysteine synthetase, with protein sequence MVFLTDGGAAIQWGTDAHSKAIPHVREHGIQQFLNVFKNKKDLHGMPFLWGEEVEHQLIQIHDNTVTLSTESEMVINKLRARPDSCAVWNFEYGSFMVESTPDHPYNLSVESLDSVQDNIARRYDMLNKEAPPGVVGTTFVTFPLMGQGNFVHCSSKSSPYSQSLFVPDACINQTHPRFANLTANIRLRRGQKVCILVPLYMDTRTMENTVDPRLNIDLTPRNNDIFYSMRENGRNTTDELYAETDAFAAPLVPRSSIDPREDYPATETLRQLFTPATLRYYAQYFTEEHREHMQELYNACPCPVPLVSHPCIYMDCMAFGMGSSALQVTMQLDNIHEARHVYDQLAILCPAFLALSSATPFQKGLLCDTDVRWLTIAGAVDDRRAEEVPRILKSRYDSISVFISDRTENLEEFNDSHIEVNRSYCELLKDSGVDVRLANHIAHLFIRDPLVMYDKMIDIDDTTHTEHFDNIQSTNWQTMRFKPPPIGSDIGWRVEFRVMDIQPTPFENAAFAVFIPLLTKAIVNYKPCFYTKISIVEENMSRAHRINPCGEQYVMRKDIFANKCTASDEETARMSIDEIFNGKEDGFYGLIPLVCRYLDSEGKRSPLINSYLKLLSMRASGSIPTPAQYMRRFVTTHPDYKHDSRLTDSIARDLVQHMHSLASNQIHDDDYLPMSIFRVDSVESTK